From a single Raphanus sativus cultivar WK10039 chromosome 3, ASM80110v3, whole genome shotgun sequence genomic region:
- the LOC108830268 gene encoding uncharacterized protein At3g60930, chloroplastic-like: MSHLKEGSGETGVSTSGARLMKVKQEVGEKMKKDDKKKKAKEMIGARVAKRAKKKDGSSESVAPGLHSPSLLTSQEVVNLMVQAHGKKDLARACTPDETPKTAPEGWFCIHEKYISKCHLRFPLPSLLLDLLDYYQLALSQLCPSVIRVINGFITRSKEEGVAVGLTDLMSLFLIKQSSSKDGGSGTYYLPCRPKLGIFKFSTSDDDWRKKYFYVKVDSSTVPEGRTLRVSWTDASDIADPRKLSGKRTRALFRKLQQSPCTWASFTTSRIGSARFPERYNASFLNPVSVADLEVSEGDSVVSITTGASTSETEKTQPSRMPLKPSFRSRGRPSKAANASRGSDKSQGGSFLNSVKEVFDEGTSNPVKDVTPTEPQVQDVSPHYDVPTVEAEVQVAKDPPEVEPPRNKRSRIDQVDRPSRSSSSSSRGDTVGWSFTHSKPGSILDDSWGLATLMRHMKRPGCSLPSINNLTNRDEYAEIAHFMGQLAGAVNRAQLKFEDAIHNAPNAGELAKVTELVKATKMELDQARVQVSELQAEVERLGSKADIQQGKIESQAIDIQVKGRKIAELDSARKIAEYQARELISSSQDNQRNKEAEVKLAVRRGKREVADAYNKVLVSVKEKFSKKEDEVDLQIYAQELQDNTNLLKDMLNNEIKSAEDEYNRLMALMPEAAAAYEKAQVSDFSITPVKATPGNDDMEIEEEVPDKENEPVEVDQDVEKSSGDKEG; encoded by the exons ATGAGTCATCTGAAAGAAGGTTCTGGGGAAACTGGAGTCTCCACTTCCGGTGCTCGATTAATGAAGGTCAAGCAGGAAGTTGGTGAAAAGATGAAGAAAGACGACAAGAAAAAGAAGGCTAAGGAGATGATCGGCGCGAGAGTTGCCAAACGAGCGAAGAAGAAAGATGGTTCCAGTGAGAGCGTTGCCCCCGGACTTCACTCACCCTCCCTATTGACGAGTCAAGAGGTTGTTAACCTCATGGTCCAAGCCCACGGCAAGAAGGATTTAGCCAGGGCTTGCACTCCCGACGAAACCCCCAAGACTGCTCCGGAAGGCTGGTTTTGTATTCATGAGAAGTACATTTCTAAATGTCATCTGAGGTTCCCGCTCCCGAGCCTTCTACTAGATCTACTCGATTACTATCAACTAGCTCTCTCTCAACTTTGTCCttcggttatccgagtgataaacggctTCATCACTAGATCAAAAGAGGAGGGAGTCGCCGTTGGACTTACCGATCTGATGAGCCTTTTTCTGATCAAACAGAGCTCATCTAAAGATGGTGGCAGCGGAACCTACTACCTTCCCTGTCGCCCCAAGCTGGGTATTTTCAAGTTTTCTAcgagtgatgatgactggcggaagaagtatTTCTATGTCAAAGTTGATTCTTCGACGGTTCCTGAGGGGCGTACCCTCAGGGTTTCTTGGACTGATGCATCTG ATATCGCGGATCCTCGTAAGCTCTCCGGTAAACGCACCAGAGCTCTTTTTCGAAAGCTGCAGCAAAGCCCTTGCACCTGGGCTTCCTTTACTACTTCACGAATAGGATCAGCTAGATTCCCGGAACGATACAACGCTTCCTTTCTGAATCCTGTTTCTGTCGCTGATCTAGAAG TTTCTGAAGGTGACTCGGTGGTATCAATCACGACGGGAGCTAGCACCTCTGAAACCGAAAAGACTCAACCAAGCAGAATGCCTCTTAAGCCGTcgttccgttccaggggtagaccATCCAAAGCAGCCAATGCTTCTCGTGGGAGCGACAAGAGTCAGGGAGGCTCTTTCCTTAATTCTGTGAAGGAAGTTTTCGATGAGGGCACTTCCAATCCTGTCAAGGACGTCACTCCTACTGAGCCGCAGGTTCAAGACGTTTCTCCTCATTATGATGTTCCGACGGTGGAAGCTGAGGTCCAAGTTGCCAAAGATCCTCCTGAGGTTGAGCCCCCGAGGAATAAGAGGTCCAGAATCGAtcaggttgacagaccttctAGGTCTTCCTCCTCATCTTCCAGAGGAGATACCGTTGGCTGGAGTTTCACTCACTCTAAGCCTGGGTCGATCCTGGACGACTCCTGGGGTTTAGCAACGttgatgaggcatatgaagagacCGGGATGCTCCCTTCCCTCGATTAACAACTTGACTAACAGAGATGAGTACGCTGAGATAGCTCATTTCATGGGTCAG CTGGCTGGAGCTGTTAACAGGGCTCAATTGAAATTTGAGGATGCTATACACAATGCCCCCAATGCTGGAGAATTAGCTAAGGTTACTGAGCTAGTCAAAGCTACCAAGATGGAGCTTGATCAGGCTAGGGTTCAGGTTTCTGAACTTCAAGCCGAGGTTgagagacttggctccaaggCTGACATTCAGCAAGGCAAGATCGAGAGTCAAGCGATCGATATCCAGGTGAAGGGTAGGAAGATCGCTGAGCTGGAttctgctcggaagatagctgAGTATCAGGCCAGGGAGCTGATTTCTTCATCTCAAGACAATCAGAGGAACAAGGAGGCTGAGGTCAAGCTAGCCGTCAGGAGAGGAAAAAGGGAGGTAGCTGACGCTTACAACAAGGTCTTAGTTTccgtcaaggagaagttctccaagaaggaGGATGAAGTCGATCTTCAGATTTACGCTCAAGAGCTTCAGGATAATACCAATCTCTTGAAAGATATGCTGAACAATGAGATCAAGAGTGCTGAAGATGAGTACAATCGTTTGATGGCTCTGATGCCGGAGGCGGCTGCTGCGTACGAAAAGGCGCAAGTCTCAGACTTCTCGAtca ccccagtcaAAGCCACCCCGGGAAATGACGACATGGAAATAGAGGAAGAAGTTCCAGACAAGGAGAATGAACCAGTCGAGGTTGATCAGGATGTTGAGAAGAGTTCCGGTGATAAGGAAGGTTAA